tcctctctttttttctgTTCTTTTTCCTTCACTTTCTCCACTGGACAGGAGGAGAAAAGTGTTTGAACCCCAAGAATTTACCGTCCAAGCAGAAACAAAAGAGAATGCTTTGGAAAGAGAAAGAATGAAAAGAAAACACAcagcaataaaattaaaaacaaacaaaaaagaaaaaagaaaacttcgaatttcagggttttatttatttatatatgttctatttttataaaaataaattgtaatTTTAGGTAATATTCAGGCAAAAAACCGATTCAGAGTGACTAAACCCCTAATTATACGCCAAGTCAATACTTAAATCATGCGAATCGGACAATAAATAGATTGAATTAAAACTGTTATTACACGTTACAAATAAATTCCAAAAATCTTATTCaactaaataattatttaatgtgtcaaacaattaagaaaaaaattatatttattattacccTAATATAAATGTGATGATGACGCAGTTGTGTATTTTTTTCAGTTTTATGTACTAAAACAACACCGATTTGCTTGCGTGGCGGTATTTGATTGTCCCACGATGATTTGGCAGCAAGCTGGTCGTCGCAAAAGATCTTTGTCCTTTTTTATAGCGGAATACAAGGATAAGTCGTCAAAAAAAACATTATTTAGGCGAAGCTTCATATAAATGAAAAGATAAAAAACCTTAAAAAGATAGTAGTATATGAAGCGTAGAACAATAATCATGAAGCTAGTAACTTACTTTTATTTCATCGTGACATTTTCACTcttaaaaaaatagtttaaattaattgaataaattttagccGTCTACTTGACCAACTTCAGTACTTAGCATTGGTGTTTAGttggttaatttttttataatttttttctaaatatgagaaataaaacacaaataaaagtttaattggattttggttaaaattttatatatatcatatattacaaatacattttaaaagttaaaaattatataatattataaatctGTTAAGTGAACCAATTTAGTTAGAAAAAtcataatcaatcaatttaaCCGACTTGAGTGCTTGACCGAATCGAATATATCAAAAACTATTAAGTCAGTCAGTTTAACCCCACGCATAAACTATCATATATTACTTTGTACCATTATTAAAAAAACTTATCTACCCACCAAACAAGCAAACAAGTACAACTACTATCCTTACACACATACGTGTTAAAAATTTCAATCAAATAAGAACAATACAAAATTAGTAGTTTTCATAATTACTCTATGATTGATATATAAAATAAAGGGTTCAACCAATTCAAACCAttacttaattataaaaagaAATAAGGATTAATTAAACACATGAGCCGCTAACTAAAAGGATagacaaagaaaagaaatataaatattacaCTTGGGCAAAAGGAAAAGGTTCAAAATCAAATGTTTCTTTACATAGTTTGAGATATTTATTCCATTAATAATTTTGATTAGACCTAAAGGTGATGActgatatatataattatatggtCTTAATCAATGCTTTCCAGAAGATTCTTTGAAatcattatataaaataatatacctttttttttaatatattaaaggAGTGAAGCAAACAATATAAAATTCAAACTATATGATTGGTTAAGTGCTAATGAAGAAATGAAGAGAAACAAGAATGGCAATGGTCTCAAAAGCAAAATTAGGGCCATGGCAATTATATGTGACCTTAGACCCCCGAGACATGACTGCCGCTTGGAGAATATAAAATTTAATGGAAAAAAAAGTTGTAATCAAGCTTTCTTTAATGTGACTCAAACTAAGAAATCGAATTTGAAATGGATGGAATTTAACTTAAATGGATGAATACCATTTGATTCGGCTGCTAATCTGTGATTTGATGCTCATTTCTAAGAATAAAGTCCACAGCTTCTTCCACAGTGTCAACAACCTGCAGCAGTAACAACAAAGTGTTTTAGGGTGGTGCTAATCGAAACCAAAGATTAAGGGTCATATCAAGTTGGTTTGgtaaaaaaagaaaacaatattCGGTGAGAGTTGAAGTGCCTACCATACTGGCTGGAAACTCGGGATGATTAGAATGATGATCTCCCTTAAAAACACCAGTCCTTGTCAAAATGGGAAACCAAGGAATTCCAGCCTGGGATGTGAACCACGGTTTTCTCCCACTGTTAATAGCTTTACATCCTAGACATAAAAATATGAACTGGGAAGAGAGACAAACCTGCCGTGCACCCTTGATGTCGACTGCAGGATTATCTCCTATCATATATAGTGTCTGGAAGTCATGACTTCCAGAGTTTGCATGGTTCACAATGTTAAGCTCACGATAAATGAACGAGGCTTGTTGCTTTAGCACAACTTCAGCATTCTTAAATGCAACTGGATTCGGCTTTCCAAAATATGTATACTTCAGAGCTTCAGCATGAATGCTGCATGTTTAATTTAGTGGAATTAACAAAGCTGTCTCTCGAGCATTAACTGCTAACAAAGACTAATGAGGAATTCCAGATTAATATAGTAATACTTAAACTAATAGACCACGTGAAGGAATCATTTTCAGAAAATTCAAAAGGAAAGGATGGTAATATCTAACAGTCAAATTAATGAATAATCGCCTGTCTATATACACTCAACCCTTACCTATTGAAGACCGATTCCAGTGCAATTCTGAATGCTCCCATGCCCAAACGTTCAGAAGGAAAAGCACCCTACCCTTAACAGCATCTTATCAGTGTATTACTACTTGTAAGAAAAGGCTCCATAGAAGGTAAAAAGCAACTGAGTTCTAAAGCATCAATCTTAACTAACCTGATATTTAAGGTCATCATGTGCAAAATAAAGAGGCGGTTGAGGCCCTTCTTCACTTGCAGGAAGACCTCCAGTTCTTAAAATATCACAAAGAACCTGATATTAAAAAGATCTGATGCTATAATTAAGTCATTCTAGATTAAATATCAATTAAGTACTGTCACGGAATAAGAATTGATATGGCTATATTATTTAAGGTGACCTGAATGTCCCTGCTCCAATCAACAGAATCACTAACGATAAATGCTGCCTGAACTCTCTTGGAATTAATGCTGCATTTTCTGGTTCTGTCTACAGCAAAATCTAAGGTGCCCCATTTCTTGTACGGTGCCAGTGCGTCAATGTTGTCAAAGTACAGTGCATACTCATCTATTGAAATCACGTTTCTGCATAACAAAATCGATAGACACAAATCAGTCGGAACTTCTATCCAAAATTTTATCAGCATCTTTAGCAAAGCAGTTAGCATCTCCAATGACATAGCAAGAAGTATACTTAGAAACGTACTTAAATCCATATTCGGACATCACCACAGCAGGTTCGCCTTTCCCAACAGCAACAATTAATTCATTCTCAAACCTAAATggcaataacaataataaataatgaGACAATTAGATTACATAACTTAAAAACAAAATGCTTGACTCTCGTTTGGACATTTCCTTTCCTTTAAAGTGTTCCCTCCGAATTAATAATTGTCTCCATGAAAATAACACAGTTATCCttcaaaatttttcaacaaaTACATGTAGAGGTCATATTTGCTACAACATTTTGGAGGAAACAAAGAACCCTGATAAATTATAAATTGTACCTGTTCACTAGCTGTTTAAAAGGTGAATGGCCCTGCAATACCTGgaatgaattaaaagtaatttgTCAGCCACTAACACCACCATCCACGAGGCTTTCTTTaccaacaattaaaaataaaggaATAATATAAACATCAAAAGATATAACCTGTGAAGGAGAAATCTTTACACCCAGGAGTTCTGACAACTCCGCAGCTCTTTTTGATTCACGAATACCGCCCCCTGTAGAAAGTGAGAAGTTGGAGCCAACAATATCAATGGAATAAGCTGCTTCATTCATCATTTTCAAAATCGGAAACCATAATTAAAACCTATAGTGATTTTAAGTCTCTATTATACTCTAATAATTCAGGGTGACCGGGTGAAGCGTATCTGTATAACATAATTTTAGAGAAAATGAAGTATCCGGATAACATAATTTTCTATAAAAGCTAGCTATGTAGGATCCAATCCATTACTTATTAGTACACTATTCATTATCATTTACATGTGTAAGATCCACTTATTAATTATAGAAGTCATGCTTGTAAATAATAATGAAACATGAATTAGAGAGTAATTGACTAGAATGTAATATGTAATGACAGATAGCCAGACCCAGATTTAACAGCCAAAATCATACATATCTAAGTTTCAGTACAGCAAACAAAGAAGAAACCATAAAAAACAAATGAGCTTTAAGGACATGGAAACGAACACACAGAATTCACTCACCATTAGTCAAAAACACAAAAGGAACCTTCAGAACACCTGCCAGAAAAAAAATGAACTAATCAGAGTCAATCCAATGTTCTTGCATAAAAAAGAACGAATAACCaaaaaatagataattaattctaaatgagGTTTTCTTTGATTGTACTTTAACTCCTTGAACAGTCAATATTTGCAATTCCAGTTCCTCTTAGTCTCCCCCTTTTCATGAATTTATAGgggaaaaaaagtaaaaattaccattttagagGCAATTGGGTATAAATGAGTACGCATTACATACCGGAACCGTCGTATAATCTCCTAAGTGCTCGGGAAGCGCCACCAATAGGAGTGTTCCCGCGCAAAACGACGCCGTCTATATCGAAGGCAATGCCAAAAGAAGGCctgctaattaattaaaagaaggAAATTAAATGGATCGAAAAAGCAACTGGTatcagaaatttaaaaaaataaatttgatagAAACGCACGGCTTGGATGGTTGCGAAGATATTTGAGAGATTTTTGAGAAAAGCTGCGACAATTGCTTTCTCGATCGAGTCTGCGACGATTTTCTTAACAATTGAAGATGAATCATCGTGTTTCCctctttttaaaagaaaaaaaatgtagaTTTTCAGTAAGCGTGGAGCTTCTTCAGCTATTGAACAGAGTGAAAGAAGAACAAGGAGACTTATTTTTACTCGCAAAGGCTGGGCCATTACGGCCTTTTTCATTTTGGGTCACTTTTGACCCATTAAGTTTATGATACCAAATAATTAACTGAAAATACCgcaatatttatatatttcctTAATTCCTTTCTTTTTTGGCTAAATAAATCTTTCCATAATTcgaaaaagaataaataaaatattcgCATAGGAAAGGCCAGGTGTCCTTTTCCATTCATTTGATTAATCTGAAACTGACCACACCTTATTAGCCTTCACATCATGGCAAACAtgataaataaacataaaaagcCAGGGACATTTTCGTAAGTTCGCATGGAAAAGGAGTGGCACCAGCACAACTAGGGACATCTCATCATttcaaagaaagaaaataattgctaaaataataataattttcaatcaaaaaataaatgaaaatgggAAGTTTGACTAAACGACAGAGTATTATAATGAAGAGTAGACTTTCCATGAATGGATATCAAGCGTCCACGTAGCCGTGCGTAAAAAACCTCGTACACTTTGCCGACAAAATATTCATCACTAATTGtactttaataaatttatatatatttctaatatttgcaATGACACGATAGTATTTGTGGCCCCATTTTCCTTTTGTTTTCTTGCTTAATACCCAATTTTATCACAAGGCTATTataaaaaactaattaaaatacaataaaatatacaaaaataacaAAAGCCAACTATTTTGGTTCAAGTTTTGTATTCACACCTCTCTGAATATGAGTTATTTGTCTAAACTTGAAGGTTCATTCAAAATTTGagagaatttaagtaaaaatattatacttgaaaaataaatttaggtaAAAAAATTAGACATATTTAAAATATGGATAGGGCTCAAGCTTCAACATTTAAGGCCTAAGCTCTGCTTGGCCTATTTTaagttataatattttatattatataatttagaatatattaaaaaattaacttaTACTAAATATAATAATACTAATCGATGTAagatgattatataaatattttcactaaataaaaatgtataaaattattaaatattaaagtaaaataaagatttttaaaaataatataggtGGACTTAAAATGGGCTTAAATTAGTCTTTTACAAATATaagtgaatttgagtaaaattttaagcccatattTCGGGTTAGGTGAGTTCAGACTTGAGCaagtataaaatatgttaatactATAATTACACCCAACCCGACTCATGAGCATTTCTATTCCCGTTAAAAAAATTGGATTTTTTTAAACAATATTTGTATTTagagaaataataatatatagtTGTAGTTGTGAACTGTGCTGCCAATTTTTTAAATATCACTAAAAAGGTTGGTCGCctgaaattttaatattaaactacCAAAGATTATTTGGTGACTTCCAAAACAAGTTCAACGTTTTCAATTTTTTGGGAGAGCGTTCTAGTAAAACACatctttttatgttttaaatttaaaGATTTGTGATTTTTTGGTACAAGGGAAAGAAATTTATACAAGGTTATTGTAATGTGTTTTTTTCtgatttagtgcttaattatgATGACGGGGACTTATTTTCATTAAATAATTTATGTTGACTTGTTTTTCTTAAATATATGGTGACGTGTGCAATATTTATCTAACTATTATTAcatgttttaaaaataaacaatgtTAATCTCAATTAATCCTaaaattttttctcttttttcttcatGCCGTTTGTTGATCTTTTGTTTTACGCTACGATGGTGCTAACTTTCGGGCTAGTTATCACCCGGCTTTTTCTCCCTTCCACCAACCATTTCTTTATTTATTCTTCTCATTTACTACACATGTCTTTTATCTTTTCAATTTACAGATCTATTTATGAGTATCTTTGTTGTATTCGCGATTTCCACTGGCCACCAGTAGTTTTTCTTGGAAAGTGGTTGACTCTTTGTCAGCTTGTTAATCTATTTCTGCTTCGAGagtatttcaaaataataaatgatttcacaaGTTGATTTGAACCTGtgttgtcttaagttttatattttattgtttaataagttTTCAGTTTTATAAGTTTTTGTCAACTCTTGTAGCATGTTTTTTAGTATTGTTTATGCATGTAACCCTAGGTTTATAAGTGATTTTAGGGATGGTTTTGTTGTCATCCTCTTTAGTTTGGTGAATGCTCGACTCTTTTGTCAATTTTTGCTCCCCATTTTGGACCATTTGAGGTTGATTTTCTTATCATATTAAGTATTTGCAATTACTTCAGATATGTCGTACTTGAATTGTGACAAAATAAATTGTCAACGTGTCATGATGTTCTATTAATGTTAAGACTAAAGCCTTTATTGTGTTGATGGAACTTATTTTTACTATCTACAAtaaatgtttattattttttccTAAATTATATAGTTCCATCtattgaataaattaataaatttactttaaaaaaaataacGTCAAATTTTGTGATGAAACTAAAGGAGGACAGAAAATATTACTATTTTTGGAAAAAGTAGAGGGTAAGAAAAGACCAATTATAGTAAAGGACTAAATCAACCAAAAACACATAGTAGATGGGCCTTTTATAGGTTTTcaccaaagaaaaaaaataaagtgcAGGAAGTTAAACGTGAAAGTGGCGCGTGTTGGAACCCTGGAATCACGGACAAAAGTTAACCAAGAGAGGTTTCCTTAAAAGGGGACCACCTGATAGGGGCAGTCTAAGTCCCGTACAATTGGCTGCGTCTATCAAACGCGTCGTTTAAGAGAGTGCGCTTTATCACCTCTCTTGATTTTTCCCAGGattgtgattttttttaatttcttcaaACGAACGTGGACCGTTGCTCAGATAAACAATCAATTGCATTCGGCAGATTAACCAAATTGGACTGTGGTGGCTAAACCATTATCATTAACACGTGGCATGTGTGAATTGGTTGGAAGATGGATAAGGGGAATAGATTTGGGATATTTTTGGCAACGGGCTATAGCCGGTGATGGTAGTTGTTTTGGGCAGggatttgaagctttaaatttctaaaattggAAAATAAAATTACCAACAGGTTTTCAGGTTAAGATGATTACCTTATTGGGAAGGTATTAACAGTGTCAGTGAGTGACTGTCTAAGAAGAAACTGCGTCGTTTAGATTAACAAGATTGGATAACATTCCACCGGCTTAACGGCAATTAATGAAAATGGATTAATCAATAAGAAATGGAAAAATTCCTTTCTTTTTAAAAGCtaattttataattcataaaTTTTTAAGATAT
Above is a genomic segment from Gossypium arboreum isolate Shixiya-1 chromosome 8, ASM2569848v2, whole genome shotgun sequence containing:
- the LOC108483781 gene encoding uncharacterized protein YKR070W-like isoform X2, translated to MIHLQLLRKSSQTRSRKQLSQLFSKISQISSQPSKPPSFGIAFDIDGVVLRGNTPIGGASRALRRLYDGSGVLKVPFVFLTNGGGIRESKRAAELSELLGVKISPSQVLQGHSPFKQLVNRFENELIVAVGKGEPAVVMSEYGFKNVISIDEYALYFDNIDALAPYKKWGTLDFAVDRTRKCSINSKRVQAAFIVSDSVDWSRDIQVLCDILRTGGLPASEEGPQPPLYFAHDDLKYQGAFPSERLGMGAFRIALESVFNSIHAEALKYTYFGKPNPVAFKNAEVVLKQQASFIYRELNIVNHANSGSHDFQTLYMIGDNPAVDIKGARQAGIPWFPILTRTGVFKGDHHSNHPEFPASMVVDTVEEAVDFILRNEHQITD
- the LOC108483781 gene encoding uncharacterized protein YKR070W-like isoform X1; this translates as MIHLQLLRKSSQTRSRKQLSQLFSKISQISSQPSKPPSFGIAFDIDGVVLRGNTPIGGASRALRRLYDGSGVLKVPFVFLTNAYSIDIVGSNFSLSTGGGIRESKRAAELSELLGVKISPSQVLQGHSPFKQLVNRFENELIVAVGKGEPAVVMSEYGFKNVISIDEYALYFDNIDALAPYKKWGTLDFAVDRTRKCSINSKRVQAAFIVSDSVDWSRDIQVLCDILRTGGLPASEEGPQPPLYFAHDDLKYQGAFPSERLGMGAFRIALESVFNSIHAEALKYTYFGKPNPVAFKNAEVVLKQQASFIYRELNIVNHANSGSHDFQTLYMIGDNPAVDIKGARQAGIPWFPILTRTGVFKGDHHSNHPEFPASMVVDTVEEAVDFILRNEHQITD